Proteins from a genomic interval of Bdellovibrionales bacterium:
- a CDS encoding AgmX/PglI C-terminal domain-containing protein, whose amino-acid sequence MEAAQHLSTYPIYILITHGKTVIFEKTIDSLPITIGRSSHCNVALTQFNWISRQHAVIFPENGQLYLVDLKSSNGIQIGGRTYDRIEIHNGTIANIGPLIFQFGLPQESLTKTFSVNQNVDSSTSPPTLPNALQGQGDEVSHSKISLGPIGPPPINARKGRFYPELDSESISNADGELKYNRPDNKRGESPASSAKTPRAKNEFDPDATIVEKPSKTDEKKGGMRGENAQRLEPSQIPQRNIKPSPMPLPSYLREEIRPSRVSQDTLSSSNLRASEKSTPKRAAHSTESGVGGGVETYPLERDRPIRGIDKVDRNRRVLETYITWHGAVFDTQLFWPGEQVVVGRTSDGVYLPTLKGEFLIAHFDGSVAKCSIPDHLGGFLRTGDYRPVPLSELVESRSLPRSGRNHILKLGATDLCTLDLGKDVRLHLRYAPAPKQLSRKRTIEPDALLKRTFTGSSIVHFLFIASFMFIGPSQEKLKKAEPPRQATIILKKEEPKKPEPPPPPPPPPPPQPKEVVKPEPKPIPKPKPKPKKIEKQPIVKEKKVVRDKAVSKEVIQPKAKPAPDITKVGALAALGALGAPTPNPTNQPVAINVNPNAGGGGAKISTTGVIGTLKASGGKLQAAGIEGVKTQGRGFGTGSGYGVQGIKGSAGTRGIGGAVIGAPQLMKINRTEGLDRKQVMEVVKAYLAEIQQCYERSLLSEPGIAGRVEYEWNINPKGVVQWAKVKKSDIRGGDSLNSCVTSIFKKMKFPVAKNGESTQPNIGFPFGRL is encoded by the coding sequence ATGGAAGCAGCGCAACACCTCAGCACATATCCAATTTATATATTAATCACACATGGGAAGACTGTCATTTTCGAAAAGACAATTGATTCTTTGCCCATAACTATAGGTCGCAGCAGTCATTGCAATGTTGCTCTCACACAATTCAATTGGATCAGCCGACAGCATGCGGTGATTTTTCCAGAAAATGGACAACTCTATTTGGTTGATCTCAAGTCTTCCAATGGAATTCAAATCGGTGGACGAACCTATGATCGAATTGAAATTCATAACGGAACCATTGCTAACATTGGACCACTTATATTTCAGTTTGGTCTGCCACAAGAATCTCTCACGAAAACTTTTTCTGTAAACCAAAATGTGGATTCCTCAACTTCTCCACCGACTCTCCCCAATGCTCTGCAGGGTCAAGGAGACGAGGTGTCTCATTCAAAAATCTCATTGGGCCCAATTGGGCCGCCGCCTATTAATGCGAGAAAGGGTCGCTTTTATCCGGAGCTTGATTCTGAATCGATCAGCAATGCTGATGGCGAATTGAAGTACAATAGGCCTGACAACAAAAGAGGTGAATCTCCCGCTTCATCAGCAAAGACGCCAAGAGCTAAGAATGAATTCGACCCTGATGCCACAATTGTAGAAAAACCGTCAAAGACAGACGAGAAAAAGGGCGGAATGCGTGGTGAGAATGCTCAAAGGCTGGAGCCCTCTCAGATTCCGCAACGAAACATCAAGCCTTCTCCGATGCCCTTGCCATCCTATTTACGGGAGGAAATTCGTCCCAGCAGGGTCTCACAAGACACGCTTAGTTCTTCAAATCTGAGGGCTTCAGAAAAATCAACGCCCAAAAGAGCAGCACACTCAACAGAATCAGGCGTTGGGGGCGGTGTTGAAACTTACCCCCTTGAGAGAGATAGGCCAATCAGGGGAATCGATAAGGTTGACCGTAATCGTCGAGTACTCGAAACCTACATCACTTGGCATGGCGCTGTTTTCGATACACAGCTCTTCTGGCCTGGTGAGCAGGTTGTCGTGGGTCGCACTTCTGATGGGGTTTATCTGCCAACCCTTAAAGGCGAATTTCTTATTGCCCATTTTGATGGTTCTGTCGCGAAGTGTTCAATTCCTGACCATCTAGGTGGATTCCTTCGCACTGGAGACTATCGGCCAGTACCCCTTAGTGAACTCGTCGAAAGCAGATCCCTTCCCCGCAGCGGAAGAAACCATATTTTAAAACTAGGGGCCACTGACCTTTGCACTTTGGATTTGGGCAAAGACGTTCGCCTGCATTTGCGCTACGCACCTGCTCCCAAGCAATTGTCTCGAAAACGAACGATCGAACCGGACGCATTGCTCAAAAGAACCTTCACAGGTTCAAGCATTGTTCATTTTCTCTTTATTGCAAGTTTCATGTTCATCGGTCCGAGCCAAGAAAAATTAAAAAAGGCGGAGCCCCCCCGCCAGGCCACGATCATATTGAAAAAGGAAGAGCCAAAAAAGCCGGAACCACCACCACCTCCTCCTCCACCACCACCTCCACAACCCAAAGAAGTGGTCAAACCTGAACCCAAGCCTATTCCTAAACCAAAGCCAAAACCAAAAAAAATAGAAAAGCAGCCTATTGTAAAAGAGAAGAAAGTCGTGCGGGACAAGGCTGTGTCGAAGGAAGTTATTCAACCAAAGGCAAAACCAGCCCCAGATATTACTAAAGTTGGGGCCTTGGCGGCTCTGGGCGCGCTGGGAGCTCCAACACCCAATCCAACAAATCAACCCGTTGCTATCAATGTCAATCCAAACGCCGGGGGTGGCGGAGCGAAAATTTCTACGACTGGAGTAATAGGAACGCTCAAGGCAAGTGGAGGCAAGCTTCAGGCGGCGGGCATAGAGGGAGTGAAAACGCAAGGACGTGGATTTGGAACAGGTTCCGGCTATGGCGTCCAAGGAATAAAGGGCAGCGCTGGAACTCGAGGCATTGGCGGAGCCGTGATTGGAGCTCCTCAATTGATGAAAATCAATCGGACGGAAGGATTAGATCGCAAGCAAGTCATGGAGGTCGTGAAGGCATATCTGGCGGAGATTCAGCAGTGCTATGAACGTTCCCTGTTGAGTGAGCCGGGCATCGCTGGGCGAGTTGAGTATGAGTGGAACATCAACCCAAAAGGAGTCGTTCAGTGGGCCAAGGTGAAGAAATCAGACATTCGTGGGGGTGATTCGCTTAACAGTTGTGTCACGTCCATTTTTAAGAAAATGAAGTTTCCTGTCGCTAAAAATGGTGAATCTACCCAACCCAACATTGGATTTCCGTTTGGACGACTATGA
- a CDS encoding VWA domain-containing protein, which translates to MGIQISCRGFMMSLLTLAILACSDVRLKSPEEVLVNVKSQGQFCISDPKEILRYMKFLFVIDKSGSNSQSDPGGRKRSTNIEKFVKENVDKEYYRYSMVAFEGNKGAEAYINDGDQTIPTFTDDLDKVFKATARIRSELEGGSTPYKAALQAVHLAIVNDPKKFPDEMSTYMVFFVSDGQPTDTSNDLELQALIEDIVDLAPNVFLSSAYYGGAGGGAINRLRRMSEEWGRGKFVNFETDANWEFNELVVKPTHEPWQLKNFLVYNLNAGYCEDGKIDTDSDADGMCDRDEVRYSGITVKGKTYLFDPSKRFSSGGAFGDYFHWRELRYGEVIPAEEECNDRTDDDHDFLTACEERYIKNDRPSENVPKNGDPKSPDTDRDGVLDGLETFVYFTRSLAFAMDSFNLLRSNIDGEQQAGLQIAEHRNPLIEDLDALAYDTKLDKTGESTRDCYNFSQGVLPLYPTVEVKKGDTLPGLEHAAGGNSVLVYFIQTPQNDPQGDGVYMYSVQKLLHDPARSAVLSTDAGLKVEDGVFTQYIIPRKH; encoded by the coding sequence ATGGGAATTCAAATATCATGTCGCGGATTCATGATGTCATTGTTGACGTTGGCCATCTTGGCCTGTTCAGATGTTCGACTGAAAAGTCCGGAAGAAGTATTGGTTAACGTCAAGTCACAGGGGCAGTTTTGCATCAGCGACCCAAAAGAAATCCTTCGTTATATGAAATTTCTCTTTGTTATCGATAAATCAGGTTCAAATTCTCAATCTGACCCTGGGGGAAGGAAGCGATCTACAAATATTGAAAAATTTGTCAAAGAAAATGTCGACAAGGAGTATTACCGTTACTCTATGGTGGCCTTTGAGGGTAACAAGGGAGCCGAGGCCTATATCAATGATGGAGACCAAACTATCCCAACCTTTACCGATGATCTGGATAAGGTTTTTAAAGCGACCGCTCGAATCCGATCCGAATTGGAGGGAGGGTCAACTCCCTATAAGGCGGCGCTGCAAGCGGTTCATTTAGCTATTGTGAATGATCCAAAAAAATTTCCTGATGAAATGTCTACTTATATGGTCTTTTTCGTATCAGATGGGCAACCGACGGACACCAGCAACGACCTGGAATTACAGGCACTTATCGAGGATATTGTCGATCTTGCTCCAAATGTGTTTCTCAGTTCGGCCTATTACGGAGGCGCGGGCGGGGGGGCTATTAATAGATTGCGTCGAATGAGCGAAGAGTGGGGAAGAGGCAAATTTGTCAATTTCGAAACCGATGCAAATTGGGAATTTAATGAGCTCGTCGTTAAGCCGACACATGAGCCTTGGCAACTGAAGAATTTTCTCGTTTACAATCTCAATGCTGGTTATTGCGAAGATGGAAAAATTGATACAGATTCCGATGCAGACGGCATGTGCGATCGGGATGAAGTTCGTTACAGCGGAATCACTGTCAAAGGAAAAACCTATCTATTTGATCCTAGCAAAAGATTTTCAAGTGGGGGAGCCTTCGGTGATTATTTTCATTGGCGAGAACTGCGCTATGGCGAAGTAATTCCCGCGGAAGAAGAATGTAATGATCGTACTGATGATGATCATGATTTTCTGACAGCTTGTGAAGAAAGGTATATCAAAAACGACAGACCCTCAGAGAACGTGCCAAAGAACGGCGATCCAAAAAGCCCAGATACAGATAGGGATGGTGTCCTTGACGGATTAGAAACCTTCGTCTATTTCACGCGTTCCTTAGCTTTTGCAATGGATTCGTTTAACTTGCTTCGATCCAATATCGACGGTGAGCAACAGGCCGGCCTGCAAATCGCTGAACACCGAAATCCATTGATTGAGGACTTGGATGCACTTGCCTATGATACTAAACTTGATAAAACGGGCGAATCGACCCGCGATTGTTATAACTTTTCTCAAGGAGTGCTTCCCCTTTATCCAACCGTGGAGGTCAAGAAGGGTGACACCCTTCCAGGTTTGGAACACGCCGCAGGAGGAAATTCGGTGCTTGTCTACTTTATTCAAACTCCACAAAATGATCCTCAGGGCGATGGCGTATATATGTACAGTGTTCAAAAACTACTTCATGACCCCGCTCGCTCCGCAGTCCTGAGTACCGACGCTGGACTTAAGGTGGAGGATGGGGTGTTTACACAATATATAATTCCGAGAAAACATTGA
- a CDS encoding ketoacyl-ACP synthase III — protein sequence MVISSTYRTRIAGTGSYLPEKLLTNFDLEKCVDTSDSWIRERTGIVHRHIAAKGEFTSDLAFQASVRALEMAEMKASDIDMIIFATVSPDQVMPNTACVLQQKLGARDCMAVDISAACSGFVYAMAIADQFIRTGPNKTVLVVGAEILHPYVNYKDRDTCILFGDAAGAAILTRANESDDSTIYSHHLHADGSISDLFVLPSGGSAMPFSQEVLDSGSHYVRMKGREIFKNAVRTMSQACQEALEFNKMDPSQVSWVIPHQANVRIIEAVAKHFGIPMEKVIVEIADMGNTSAATVPVAFDRAVRDGRIQRGQNLLFTAFGAGITSGSLLARF from the coding sequence ATGGTAATAAGCTCGACTTATAGAACCCGCATAGCGGGTACCGGCTCCTATTTGCCCGAGAAACTATTAACTAACTTTGATTTAGAAAAGTGTGTTGACACGTCTGATTCTTGGATTCGGGAAAGGACGGGTATTGTCCATCGTCATATTGCAGCGAAGGGAGAATTCACAAGTGATCTCGCCTTTCAAGCATCAGTAAGAGCTCTAGAGATGGCCGAGATGAAGGCAAGCGATATTGATATGATCATTTTCGCAACGGTATCGCCTGATCAGGTTATGCCTAACACGGCCTGTGTCCTTCAGCAGAAGTTGGGAGCTCGGGACTGCATGGCGGTTGATATTTCAGCGGCCTGCTCAGGTTTTGTTTACGCCATGGCGATAGCGGATCAATTCATTCGAACGGGCCCGAATAAAACCGTTCTCGTTGTTGGCGCTGAAATACTTCATCCTTATGTGAACTATAAAGATCGTGACACCTGTATTCTTTTTGGAGATGCCGCGGGCGCAGCTATTTTGACTCGCGCAAACGAGAGTGATGATTCGACGATTTATAGTCATCACCTCCACGCTGACGGCTCGATCTCTGATCTTTTTGTGCTGCCTAGCGGAGGATCGGCCATGCCGTTTTCCCAAGAAGTCCTCGACAGCGGCTCTCACTACGTACGCATGAAGGGCCGTGAGATTTTCAAGAATGCCGTGCGCACAATGAGCCAGGCCTGCCAGGAGGCCCTCGAATTTAATAAAATGGATCCAAGCCAGGTCAGTTGGGTTATTCCTCACCAAGCCAATGTTCGAATCATTGAAGCCGTGGCTAAGCATTTTGGGATTCCTATGGAAAAGGTGATAGTCGAAATTGCAGATATGGGGAATACTTCTGCCGCCACGGTACCGGTGGCCTTCGATCGCGCTGTGCGGGATGGGCGAATCCAGCGTGGGCAGAACTTGCTATTTACAGCTTTCGGAGCAGGCATTACAAGTGGAAGCCTTTTAGCGAGGTTTTAA
- a CDS encoding class I SAM-dependent methyltransferase, which yields MSKTAHDEIDVSPIQSARTLHVIRQDRYSIDDEICYLVINGTYYEVTDFSAFGIAILVDKETPETNEYRETQLIFDGVVVADLHLRVARSEELEDGNVKVAFEVLGEPIHVERVQAVRQAQDILKAHDQRFRQLEVIPEKARLLIYQLKDWFEELQSRVNSLTKSNEELDGRRMAEFENTLIPIIGTYIGEEFPKHYQRLAEPLVDLPAESRKVLVELFRSKLCGLIHQSPFAHRVYHKPLGYAGDFEMMNLIYRSENIGNSLFARCLQYYSVREPAAQAVRNRADYLTLKISNILRDRSNEELRILSVACGPSREWVKLISEVKEFNNRSLHVDLLDQDKGALKYAQRSIKEVGLGHPHQFSFHFIHKAMKNVIARGIEGGDYDIIYCAGLFDYLSDPVAQLAAVKLFKSLRSGGSLIIGNFNLANPNEVIMDLALDWHLIYRSSNDLQSLFENIGGKLSIESENLGINLFCVIRKA from the coding sequence ATGAGTAAAACGGCTCATGATGAAATTGATGTTTCCCCGATTCAGTCTGCGCGGACTCTGCATGTCATTCGGCAGGATCGCTATTCTATCGATGATGAAATTTGTTACTTGGTCATCAATGGAACTTACTATGAAGTAACGGATTTCTCCGCATTTGGAATAGCTATTCTCGTTGACAAAGAAACTCCCGAGACGAACGAGTACCGTGAAACTCAACTGATTTTTGACGGTGTAGTCGTCGCAGATCTTCACCTTAGGGTCGCTCGAAGTGAGGAGCTTGAAGATGGAAATGTGAAGGTGGCTTTTGAAGTTCTGGGAGAGCCGATTCACGTCGAACGAGTTCAGGCTGTTCGTCAAGCGCAAGATATACTGAAAGCTCACGATCAGAGATTTAGACAGCTTGAGGTCATACCGGAGAAAGCCAGGCTTCTTATTTACCAACTCAAAGATTGGTTTGAGGAACTTCAGAGTCGGGTGAACTCTTTGACAAAATCAAACGAAGAGCTTGATGGGCGGCGTATGGCAGAATTCGAAAACACTTTGATACCAATCATCGGGACATACATAGGCGAGGAATTTCCAAAACACTATCAGCGGCTGGCAGAGCCTCTCGTAGATCTCCCGGCAGAATCGCGAAAAGTATTGGTTGAATTGTTTCGCAGCAAGTTATGTGGATTGATTCATCAATCGCCCTTTGCTCACCGTGTTTATCATAAACCCTTGGGATATGCGGGTGATTTTGAAATGATGAACCTCATCTATAGATCGGAGAACATAGGAAACTCCTTGTTCGCCCGTTGTCTTCAGTATTACAGCGTAAGGGAGCCGGCCGCTCAAGCCGTTCGGAACAGAGCTGATTACTTGACACTTAAGATTAGCAACATTCTCAGAGACAGATCGAACGAAGAACTCCGAATTCTTTCCGTTGCTTGTGGGCCGTCGCGAGAATGGGTTAAGTTGATTTCTGAAGTGAAGGAATTTAATAACAGATCTCTTCACGTTGATCTACTTGATCAAGACAAAGGTGCTTTGAAGTATGCGCAACGATCAATCAAGGAAGTTGGGCTCGGACACCCTCACCAATTTTCGTTTCACTTTATTCACAAGGCAATGAAGAATGTGATTGCCCGAGGCATTGAAGGGGGCGATTACGATATTATTTATTGCGCAGGGCTTTTTGACTATTTGTCTGATCCAGTTGCACAGTTGGCAGCAGTCAAGTTGTTCAAGTCACTTCGATCTGGTGGATCACTGATCATTGGCAATTTTAATTTAGCCAATCCAAATGAAGTGATTATGGATCTGGCCCTTGATTGGCACCTTATTTATCGGTCATCTAATGACTTGCAGTCCCTTTTTGAAAACATCGGAGGAAAACTCAGTATTGAGTCTGAAAATCTGGGCATCAACCTTTTTTGTGTTATAAGGAAAGCTTAA
- a CDS encoding adenylate/guanylate cyclase domain-containing protein, which produces MKQIDSIRNQEKLRETKAILAVITHMMVVPLFLAFWICDFVYVPDMKWEFLIVRSMVVPLSLYTRFQFKRIQSFYDAQLLALFYISGLALIIYYMVYRIGDWSTPYYAGLNLITIGSISFIPWTWRFFFASIGTIFLPYFFGSIFLNQNNNNSHTVVLNIFFISGTIVISIFLRILSERLRRKEVESRQLLREEIISRGKIIDEKTNEALKLTELSRQFSPQVVEAIRTNQVLLTDSVHRSNICAIFVDIVNSTERVSRIDKDKVTRVISHFMMDSARVLLKYDITIDKFLGDGLLAFSNDPVSYPDYIERVLRAAIEIRERVSLDQEFYEVNWLKPLEIRIGIATGFANVGFYGNRRYFHSYTAIGPVINLASRLCGIASPGQILVPHDLVDVLKSNSEFQFEFIGKKSLKGFESDVIQVFEMITTAETRSLDSMGILDCPKCSQVMHIDKNDTGFFVLRCRNCGHSLDQNLLLKNIAEKSKAS; this is translated from the coding sequence ATGAAGCAGATAGATAGCATTCGGAATCAGGAAAAACTTCGCGAAACAAAGGCTATCCTGGCTGTCATCACGCATATGATGGTTGTACCGCTGTTTTTAGCCTTTTGGATTTGCGATTTCGTATATGTCCCAGATATGAAATGGGAATTTTTGATTGTGCGCTCTATGGTTGTTCCTTTGAGTCTCTACACTCGATTTCAGTTCAAACGAATTCAAAGTTTTTATGATGCCCAATTGCTTGCGCTCTTTTATATTTCCGGTCTCGCATTGATTATTTATTATATGGTGTATAGAATTGGAGACTGGAGCACCCCTTATTATGCGGGTCTAAATCTCATAACAATTGGATCAATCTCATTTATTCCGTGGACATGGCGTTTCTTTTTTGCATCTATCGGAACAATTTTTCTTCCCTATTTTTTTGGTTCCATCTTTTTAAATCAAAATAACAACAATAGCCATACCGTGGTGCTCAATATATTTTTTATTTCCGGCACTATTGTGATATCGATTTTCTTAAGAATTTTATCAGAGAGACTGAGGCGAAAGGAGGTAGAGAGTCGCCAGCTGCTGCGCGAGGAAATTATTTCTCGTGGCAAAATAATTGATGAGAAGACGAATGAAGCGCTGAAGTTGACTGAATTAAGTCGTCAGTTTTCCCCTCAGGTTGTCGAGGCCATCCGCACCAATCAAGTGCTTCTGACGGACAGCGTTCATCGTTCAAATATATGTGCCATATTTGTGGATATTGTGAATTCAACGGAGCGAGTATCCAGAATAGATAAAGACAAGGTTACAAGGGTTATCAGCCATTTTATGATGGATTCTGCCAGAGTTCTTCTTAAATACGATATTACTATTGATAAATTTTTGGGAGACGGGCTCTTGGCTTTTTCAAACGATCCCGTCTCCTATCCTGACTACATCGAGAGAGTATTGAGGGCAGCTATCGAAATTCGAGAAAGAGTATCCTTGGACCAAGAATTTTATGAGGTAAATTGGCTCAAACCCTTAGAAATTCGAATTGGTATCGCCACTGGATTTGCCAACGTTGGATTTTATGGCAATAGAAGGTATTTTCATAGTTATACGGCTATTGGTCCGGTGATTAATCTCGCGAGTCGACTTTGTGGCATTGCAAGTCCCGGACAGATTCTAGTTCCACATGATCTCGTTGATGTTCTAAAATCAAATTCTGAGTTCCAGTTTGAATTCATTGGGAAGAAAAGTTTAAAGGGATTCGAAAGTGATGTGATTCAAGTTTTTGAAATGATAACGACAGCTGAGACTAGGTCCTTAGATAGCATGGGTATTTTGGATTGCCCGAAATGTAGCCAAGTCATGCATATCGACAAAAATGACACAGGATTTTTTGTGCTTAGGTGTCGTAACTGCGGACATAGCTTGGATCAAAATCTCCTGCTTAAAAATATTGCCGAAAAGTCGAAGGCATCCTGA
- a CDS encoding DUF177 domain-containing protein: MTRTKIAPVIIHLKELPDEGQTYSFTQEHREMKAALADLVQDNAFEIQINFLPSGGVYLLSGFIKAKMNLACYRCAIDFKLDVNEKINEILVIEEERPRGSHSARVNHSSELQQDAPSVSSIPTGIFNIGPLIHEIIALAEPIQPKARVDCDDSCENLKEAYEKGWLTGSVEEDSNGSQSPNPFTVLKDLKLNR; the protein is encoded by the coding sequence ATGACTCGAACAAAAATAGCCCCTGTTATAATTCACCTGAAAGAGCTTCCTGACGAAGGTCAGACGTACTCTTTTACTCAAGAACATCGCGAAATGAAGGCCGCCCTTGCGGATCTCGTCCAAGACAATGCCTTTGAAATTCAGATCAATTTCCTGCCTTCAGGAGGAGTTTACCTTCTTTCGGGTTTCATCAAGGCCAAGATGAATCTGGCCTGTTATCGCTGCGCCATCGACTTCAAGCTTGATGTAAACGAGAAAATTAACGAGATCCTCGTCATTGAGGAGGAGAGACCGCGAGGGTCCCACTCGGCCCGAGTCAATCATTCTTCTGAATTGCAGCAAGACGCTCCTTCTGTTTCGTCAATTCCAACTGGAATTTTCAATATCGGTCCTCTTATCCATGAAATTATTGCCTTGGCCGAGCCCATTCAACCAAAGGCAAGAGTTGATTGCGATGATAGCTGCGAGAATCTCAAGGAGGCCTACGAGAAAGGCTGGCTGACAGGATCTGTCGAAGAGGACTCAAATGGCTCTCAGTCCCCTAATCCGTTCACCGTGTTAAAGGATTTAAAATTAAATCGTTGA
- the fabD gene encoding ACP S-malonyltransferase, whose product MWSAIYPGQGSQHSGMGKFLWDNFQKAKDVFEEASDSVGVNFKRLCFEGAESELALTHNTQPSLLIVSVASYRVLHSLTGTGPVAAAGHSVGEYAALVSAGAVSFPEAVRAVRQRGEFMQSAVPVGQGAMVAVMGVTPDQAKELCLWVQSKCDSKNLDPANFNCPGQVVISGSKSLIDWLIANYSDEAFVENKPKRIKFIPLNVSAPFHSSLMKPAEAQMRNVLEGITFSDSDYPIVQNFSAEATKNGQVLRENLIRQISAPVRWVECIEKLVQMGGHRMVEMGCGKVLTGLVKKIDGNNIESFNINSMIELNALEKALQS is encoded by the coding sequence ATGTGGTCAGCAATTTATCCCGGACAGGGAAGCCAACATTCGGGCATGGGAAAATTTCTTTGGGATAATTTTCAGAAGGCCAAAGACGTTTTTGAAGAGGCCAGTGATTCAGTTGGTGTGAATTTTAAGCGACTTTGCTTTGAGGGAGCTGAGAGCGAATTGGCACTCACTCACAACACCCAACCCTCCTTGCTTATCGTGTCAGTTGCAAGCTATCGGGTTCTTCATTCTCTTACCGGAACTGGACCAGTGGCTGCCGCGGGACATTCAGTTGGAGAGTATGCGGCCCTTGTTTCGGCAGGTGCAGTTTCCTTTCCAGAGGCTGTTCGAGCCGTAAGGCAGCGGGGCGAATTCATGCAGTCAGCTGTGCCTGTGGGCCAGGGAGCGATGGTTGCGGTCATGGGTGTCACGCCTGACCAAGCGAAAGAGCTTTGCCTCTGGGTTCAAAGCAAATGTGATTCAAAGAATCTGGATCCAGCTAATTTTAACTGTCCTGGGCAAGTCGTTATCAGTGGCAGCAAATCATTGATAGATTGGCTGATTGCTAATTATTCAGATGAGGCCTTTGTTGAAAATAAACCTAAGCGAATCAAATTCATTCCTCTCAATGTTTCGGCCCCATTTCATAGCTCTCTCATGAAACCTGCTGAAGCGCAGATGAGAAATGTATTAGAGGGGATCACATTTTCTGACTCAGACTATCCGATTGTTCAAAATTTTTCTGCTGAAGCCACTAAAAATGGTCAGGTTTTGCGAGAAAATCTCATTCGCCAAATATCGGCTCCCGTGCGATGGGTAGAATGCATCGAAAAGCTTGTTCAAATGGGTGGACACCGGATGGTTGAAATGGGATGCGGGAAGGTTCTAACTGGTTTGGTTAAGAAAATTGACGGAAATAACATCGAGAGTTTTAACATCAACTCAATGATTGAACTGAATGCCTTGGAAAAGGCATTGCAGTCATAA
- a CDS encoding PHB depolymerase family esterase, with translation MSHKKIAILQWAFLGMLISLSLKIWGHEFRPELRQSGQGQPSENDRLFVPEHLAGDQPELLVALHGCLQSAEEFEKGAQLNSIAQRLGFLVFYPQQKPLRDPLGCWKWFEPSNQRVGQGEPDEIMKKIEIVKRKYSVGKVFLTGMSSGGAMTSILLACYPQYFSGGAIHSGIPYGIASNRQEGTEVMRSGPMAAKGKNEECNTQTFEGRVMVIHGLGDKVVHIENSRRIQDDFSHQYDFSEERTIEASAGRHSYRYKDIYLANQLRTRLILVDGLGHAWSGGNGSLPFNDERGPSAGALMWEFFHLN, from the coding sequence ATGTCGCACAAGAAAATTGCGATTTTACAGTGGGCATTTCTTGGCATGCTTATCAGTTTGTCTTTAAAGATCTGGGGCCATGAGTTTCGTCCTGAATTGAGACAGAGCGGCCAAGGTCAGCCGAGTGAAAACGATCGCCTTTTTGTCCCCGAGCACTTAGCTGGAGACCAGCCCGAACTGTTGGTCGCACTTCATGGGTGCCTCCAATCCGCTGAGGAGTTCGAAAAGGGAGCTCAGCTCAATTCCATCGCCCAAAGACTGGGGTTCTTGGTGTTTTATCCACAACAAAAACCTCTTCGGGATCCTTTGGGTTGTTGGAAGTGGTTCGAACCCTCTAATCAAAGAGTTGGCCAGGGAGAACCAGATGAAATCATGAAAAAAATTGAGATCGTGAAGAGAAAATACTCAGTTGGAAAAGTTTTTTTGACCGGGATGTCTTCCGGAGGAGCCATGACTAGCATTCTTTTGGCCTGTTATCCTCAGTACTTTTCGGGAGGTGCCATTCACTCGGGGATACCCTATGGGATTGCGTCTAACAGGCAAGAGGGTACGGAAGTCATGAGGTCGGGTCCAATGGCAGCAAAAGGAAAAAATGAGGAATGCAATACCCAGACATTTGAAGGAAGAGTGATGGTCATTCATGGTCTCGGAGACAAAGTTGTTCATATAGAAAATTCTAGGAGAATTCAGGACGACTTTAGTCATCAATATGATTTTAGTGAAGAGAGGACGATTGAGGCCTCTGCGGGCAGACACTCTTATCGCTACAAGGACATCTACCTTGCCAACCAGCTACGCACTCGCTTGATTTTAGTTGATGGGCTTGGCCATGCCTGGAGCGGGGGCAATGGAAGTCTCCCTTTTAACGACGAGAGAGGCCCAAGCGCCGGAGCCTTGATGTGGGAGTTTTTTCATTTGAATTGA
- the rpmF gene encoding 50S ribosomal protein L32 yields MPCPKKKTSRMRKGHRRSHDKAKHSAVHNCPNCGAMYRPHRVCHSCGYYKGTEVVATQA; encoded by the coding sequence ATGCCATGTCCAAAGAAAAAAACTTCACGCATGCGTAAGGGCCATCGGCGTTCTCACGACAAAGCGAAGCACTCAGCGGTTCATAACTGTCCCAACTGTGGAGCCATGTACCGTCCCCATAGAGTTTGCCACTCTTGTGGATACTACAAAGGCACCGAAGTCGTTGCGACTCAGGCCTAA